gcctgggcaacaagaacaaaactcctccgtctcaagaaaaaaaaaataaataaatacaataacatTAAGCTATTGGTTGGCCATACATTGTTCTTTGTATCACAAATTCCAAGAACATGAAGATAAAGGGTGAGGCTTGTCAGGAACAAAGTTAAATAATTGCCCCCAGTCATGTGTAGGAGCCTGGGATGCAAAGGGTCCACAACTGAAGTCCTGTAGCCTTGGGGATCTGGGCCTGCATACCTCACATAGCTCAGACATCtctgagctatttttcttttcttaggtataaggattattttgagctggttGTTTTGAGAAACAGCAGAGACAAGAGAAGCTCTGAAAACAAGAGTGGTTACCCTTTTGTAAGAgaaatttacatttgtaaaaaaaaatatacaGTTGGGcctggtgcctcacgcctgtcatctcagcactttgggaggctgaggcaggtggatcacctgaggtcaggagttccagaccagcctagccaatatggtgaaatcccgtctctactaaaaatacaaaaattagctggacgtggtggtgcgcgcctgtaattccagttactcgggaggctgaggcaggagaatggcttgaacctaggaggcagatgttgcagtgagccgagattgcgaccatgtctcataaataaataaataaatctccatTTGTAAGAGTGTCTTCCTCTTGGTACTAGAAAGAGAAAGATGACTCCGCATCACTGGAGACTCTGATTATTGGAGAAGGCACTGATTTAATCTGCATAATAAATCTTACCCTCTTTTACCCTTTTTATCCCAGTCACTTTCTCTTTCCTGGCTTCAGCTCTACCCTTCTATCTTTGTTTCAGTTGAAGATGgtaaggctggatgtggtggctcacgcctgtaattgcagcactttgggaggccgaggcaggtggatcactagagatcaggagtttgagaccatcctggccaacatggtgaaatcccatctctactaaaaaaacaaaaattagctgggcgtggtggcgtgtgcctgtaatctcagctactcaggaggctgaggcaggagaatcacctgaacccagaggtggaggttgcagtgaactgagatcagtgcgctccagcctgggtgatagagcgggGGGGAAAAAAGTACTGGAGCAGGAACTAAAGGAAGTAAAGCACAGTTGAAGAGGGCCAAATGGGCGACTTGAGTGATCCAAATGCACTGTTCagcctttgacttggggttttatacgtTGGCATGCTTCTGGGGGGGTTGTGTTCCTTCTCCCAGTTcctcccttggggtgggctgtctgcgCATGTGGTGGGCTGTCTGCGCATGTGGTGGGCTGTCTGCGCATGTGGTGGGCTGTCTGCGCATGTGGTGGGCTGCACATCGCACTCGAGAGCAGGGGCCGCatgcgcagtgtgtttactgaagttgtgcgCATACTCACTCGAGTCAGCTGAGCGTTCctaggtcatataccagttaactCTGCCACTTTACCTCTTAGTGCACATACTTGAGCCTACTCGCCCAGCTCCTGAGAACTTACTGGCAGGCTGCTAATCACCAGCGTCAGGTGTTTCTACCTATTGGGAGACCGCCTTTTCCTGATGCctgctgtgaccaattattattttagaaagaaagtaTAACAACCACCTGCCCATCACCTGATGGCTGTCTGACATTCCTGGCAGGGGCggtctcctgccctgctcatgtctgcctagCTTCCTATTCTAACAAGCAGAGGTTGATCCCTACTACTGAGAGTGGAGTCTGTCAGGAGAAAGACGGGAGACACATGACCGTGGAGGACCCAAGATTTCCAGAACCCATTTCAGGTCTTGGGCATCCTCAATAGAGTTCACTTGTGGGGAGTCCCAGAGCAGACCCCCTTGGAGCAAGGTGGAAGGGCCAGGCCCAGATGGTCTTGGGAGGGTACTGAGTACACAGGGAAGAGCTGATGAAAACAGGCACCTTTAAGGCCGGGTTAGGTCATCCAGACCCTCCCTCTGGGCCTCTGCCTCTCTATTTGCCCTCCTCAGGGGCCCTGCCTATCCGGAACAGGGCCAGCAGCAGAGCCCCTCAGCACCACTGCTCTGTGCATGAGTTGTTAAGGAGAAAATAAGACAGGTAGGGGCAAACTTAGGAGTGTGAAGTCATTTTCATTCTTGTGAAGAAGGAACCATGGGCACAGGCTTGTCCCCAAATCTTCTACCTTGCTCAGGGCACAGCGTGTTGGTCTGGACTAGATGATGTAGTCACTTAAGGACCATGAAAGGGAACACAGAAGGGACACAGCTGAGTAGATGTGTTCCTCCCAGGGCTGGCCCAGGGTCTGCTGCAGGGCCTCTCCCGAAGGACAGGGACAGGGCTCACAGTTGGGCCTCTCTGGTTGGCCTCATGAACAGTCCTGCATATGTCCTACAAGCTTGTCAGCATCTGGAGATACTCTGTCAGCTCTTCTTTTCCAGGCAATCCCCATTCTTGTAGGAAATGCTGGATTTCCTGGTCTTTGCAAGGAATGGCTCAATTTCATGCTTTTCTGCCAGAATACTGAGATGGACAAACTTGAAGTCCAGTTTCTTCATAAGTGTCTATCCAGTGACAAAATTAATTTCCCATTTGGTAGGAGGGcaacaatttcatttaaaaaatttatttgcatCAATATTTGCATTGTATTTTAGTGCACAGCATGAACCCTTCATCCCACTCACTCTCCATGGGGAGGGGGCCCCACGGAGTCAGCTGCCAGAACAGCTTTGGATactgccctgcccctccctccagggTTGTGCCCagagtagcattttttttttttctatgccatgaaatttttttgtattttttgtagagacagggtttctccatgttgcccagggtggtctcgaactcctggcctcaagtgatccgcccaccttggcctcccaaatttcggagattacaggcatgagccaccacgaccagccccCATAGCAGCTAAACTTTGCTTTGAATTGGAGAAAATTAATAAGCacgaaaatatatatataaaagcagaaaaaaaaggagtatttcttttttgtattagttttacaacatttcttcaaaaattttatgtttgcaatcagaaaaaaaaattattaaaaaaaaccaaTCATAATCCTACAAGAAAGAGGCCTTTGAGTGAGGCGAGATGAAGAAAATTAGGTTTTGAGATCTCTCCTGAAACTCTGGTTCCCTGTTAACAGAAAAGTGCTGAGACCACCTGAAACTAGTTCACAAAATACAAATCTCCAGCGCAACACACGCCTGAGGCTGAAACCCACGCCTTGACCCAGGGAAGGCTGCGCAGCCCCCTGCTCGTGGACGCTGTGTGTCTTCGTGAACCAGGAGTTGGGCCCCAGGAACTTCCAAGACTCCTTCTTGTCCAGGTGAGGCCATATGTGAAAATCAGTTCGCAGCGAAATTTGGCCGACTTACTTGAGGGATTCCTTGGGTCGCTGGATTCTGGTGACCCCGTCAGCGGCAGAGGGCGAGGGCTCTGCTGGGCATTGTGGGGTCACCGTTGGGGTTTCCTGGGCAACCCAAGCGCGTAGAGGGGGCCTGTGGGTACATTCCCGGGAGAGGACGCGAGGGGCCCTCTGGAGTCCTGGAGGCGGCAGCGTTGTTGTCCAGCCCGACGGTTCCCGAGATGTGGGCCCCGCGCTCCGAGAAGAGGCCTGCGCGGGCCATGGCAGCCCCCCGGTTTGGTGGCCCCCGGCGCGGCGGCGCGCAGCATGAGCTGCTGGAGACGGCGGCGCGCCTGAAGCGGGGCCCCCCTCCGCGCGGGGATCCGGAGGCGGTCGGGCGGCGCGCGGTGGCCGGCGACGGCGGCTCCTGCTCTGGCTGCTGGTGCTGGCGGCGGCTGTTCCGCGGCCCGCGCAGGCAGAAGCTCAGGCAAGCTCACGCGCGCGCAGGCAAGGAGGCCCCGGAGCGCGGCCCGTGGGGCCCCTCGAGCCTGCAGAGGCTGCTTCAGAGGCTGGCGACGTGGAGGCGGCGCTACCTGCGGCGCAAGGAGCGGCCGGACCGGCTGGAGGAGATCCCGCTGCTGGTGCTGGACCGCGCGCAGGGCGGCCACGAGGCCGCGGCCGGACCCCAGAGCAGCGTCCCCGGGCGGCCCGCGCAGGCCGCTCCCGCGCACCAGCCCCGCCGCCGGTCACCCACGAGGAGCCGGCCCCGCTTTGCGCCCCCTGTGCACGCTCaggattgtatttttttttttggtcaacaaaagcaataaatgaaagtaaaCCCAGCACCGTAGGAATGAAAGCACATGCAATGTTGGGGGGATGTGCATGGAAACCAAGAGTTATCTTGAGGTTCGCAGCGAGCTAAACGAGCCGCGTCCTCCTCGAAGCCTCTCTTTGGTCCGAGGGCCTCGGCGCAGTAACTAACGCCTGCGGGTGCCGCGGAGCCCTGGGTTCCCCCCGCTGCGCAATTGCTGCGGGCTGGGAAGAGCTGAATCGGGGGCGGATTGTCTCTTCCTAAACACTGCAGGGGAGAAGGTGGGAAACAGTTTTCAATCTCTGcaatgcctttaattttttttgagacagaaaaaaaaaaacaaccaaaaaaactatgttgcccaggctggactcaaactcctgaggtcaagcgatcctaagcctcccaagcgctgggattgcaggcatgagctaccacgccctgtcaaaaaaaaaatcgttTAAAGCAGGATGCTGAGCTTCACATCCCACTTTGAAGTGAGCGAACTCTCCTTTTATGCTTTTGTTGACAGGCATTTAGAAACGGTGGcttggggtggaggggtgggacAGGGGAGTTTGGAAACCAGTGCTAGACttaaaagaacaaagggaaaggaCTCCTGGAGGCTCCCAGATGGGTCTTGAACGTCTTCcttttcctcatcaataaaaacCTGCTAATGATACTCTGGCTCTACAGACTTGTGAGGATGAAAGTCAAATAGTAGAAGTGAAAGTGCTGTGGGGACTCTGAAAGCGCGGCACACCTTACAGGTAGTTACTAAACTGTGATAATGGTCTCTCCGCAGGCTGTTCCCAGACTAGCATCCACACCTCCCTGTCCCCTCACTGCCTTATGCGCCAAAGCTGGCAAGCTTTTCACTAGCtcacccttttcttctttttctttcctttccttctttcttgagacagagttttgctctgtcgcccaggttggagtgcaatggctcgatctcggctcaccgcaacctccgcctcccgggttcaagcgattctcctgcctcagcctcccaagtagctggaattacaggcatgtgccaccatgcccagctaattttgtagttttagtagagacggggtttctccaggttggtcaggctggtctcgaactcctgacctcagctgatccacctgccttggcctcccaaagtgctgggattacaggcgtgagccaccgcgcccggcccagtttaCCCTTTTCACTAGCAAGCTAAAAACGCCAAACTGCGAGCCTGGAAGCTCTCCACTTGATGGTGCTGCTGTTGAAGCCGCCTTGGAGTCCCTGGTGCCTTCCAGGCAGGGATTTCCCCTCCCCCTTTACCTAGAGAGTCAACGCTGGGGAAGGGGCCAGCGTTTAGGGAGGtaaaggtgggaagattgttggaggccaggcgttcaagaccagcctgacaacatggGGAGGCCTCCTCTctacagagaaatttaaaaattgagctgggtgtggtggtgcgcgcctgtagtcccagctagttgggaagctgaggtgggaggatcgcttaggCCGCAGTGTTCAGCTGTGGTGAGCtgtaattgtaccactgcactccagcctgggcaacagagccagaccctgtcttaaaaaaaaaaaaaaaatcactgggggaggggtgggaggtggaggatcATGATGCCTGATACTTGAACAGTGAACCTAGgaagatgaaaaacagaaaaaacaaggcATACGCTAGAAAGCCGAGGCCAGGAGCCGGCGCCCCATAGGGAAGAATTCTCTAATTCTGTGACTTGGGGTTGGTTAggtgcattttgtatttttcctagcTTCTTTATTCTTGCCATTGCCCAGATAGATGAAATTGTTTTGTAGGTCTGTGATAGAGGAAGGCATTTTTACCAGAAAAGCCACTAAACCTCATAGCCCCATCCTTAGGAGGAAAGCCATCCTGTTATCCTGCCTATAGCTGACTGGGCGGGGGGTCCCGTGATGCCTGAATTAAAAGCTGTTCTATAGGTAGCAGCCCAGTTGAACCCTCTCTGCTTCGAGGGGTTGAAGCTAAGAGGCTGGTAAAGAAAAGACCGCTAGAAGAATACCCAATTGCTGAATTCTCAAATCCTGGAATAGAGGTGCTGTTGAATAACGTGTAAGAAATTCCACCTATTTAATGTTTTCTGGGTTTGCTTGTTTCCAAAAGGAAAGAGACAAACTACAGTTAATTCTCTGACCCTTAATTTGAATGTAGCCATGCCTTTTTGTTTCGACTGTCTCGTGGCCCTCCACAGTACATCCTCTTCACTAGGCTGAGGAAATTGGCCTAGATTGTGTCTCGGTCTGTGGGGACCCCTCtctactcacacacacacacccaggctTGGTGTATAAGCACGTAGCGTAATGTAAATGCTCAACTTATTTAGAGAATTTATGAGGGTGGTTTCACGTGTGTCCTCTGTCTTCCTGGTTTCACTCCTAGGTATCCACACAAAGCCTTACCTTTTTGGCACTGTGCTGTCAGCCTTCAATTGGCTCCTCCTGGCTATTGATTAGAATGGATCTCTCCCAGGGCAAGAGCAGATTGGTAGCTTCTACCAGATTTGCTGGGTTGATACACCAACAGATGTCTCCCACTAAGGCCCCAGTTCAGCAGAAACATGGTCCTTGGATGCAGAGAGCGCACCCAGGCTGCATTACATTGTTGGGGTTGAGTGCCTGCAGGTGGTCCCTTCTGCCActgccccctccctgccccgCCTCCACCCCCAAGCTTAGGAATTTGCAGTATTTCATGGTGACAACTTTGATCTCTGATCTTGCAGAGCCGCATTAGGACCAGCATGGGACTTTTTCTTCCTCCCATATCCATCTTCTTTCTAGCTGAAAACCAGtttaaaaaaccaacaaaaatgtaGAGCCTCATTATTCAGCCGTCTGTGGTTGAGTGTTTTCTGGTGTAGATATTCCAGAAACATGTCTCTTGGCCACAGGAGGTAAGTCAGGTTGAGTTTTTGTGCTAGTGAAGGTCTTTTAGTTTCGTCTTTTAGAGACTTTTCTATCTAGCCTCAGATTCCTTTAAGGTAAAGTTACCTTAAAgggaggccaagcatggtggctcacacctgtaatcccagcactttgggaggccgaggcaggtggatcacaaggtcaggagtttgagaccggcctggccaacatagtgaaaccccatctctagtaaaaatacaaaaattatttttacaccACCAAGTgtggtggcctgtagtcccagctacttgggaggctaaggcaggagaatcgcttgaacccaggaggcggaggttgcagtgagcccagaccacacacactccagcctgggtgacagcgtgagactccatctcaaaaaaagaaaaaaaaaaaaaaaaaggaatctaggGGAAATGTGTTTATTATAAGGAAACACTGTGCTGAAAACGGGGCTAGATCACAGCCCTGAGGCGCGCTGGAGCTGGGTCTTCCCTGTGGGCCGagtctccctccctgctccccgtGTAGGCctgccctctttctctcttcccattgATAATCAATCACTCTATATCCTCCCAGACAGATCTGTCTGAGGGATGTGGTCTGATTGACTTTGGTAATTACCACCATTGCTATTGGTGAAGCCAGTCTACTTTCATGGGTGTCTTCCTGGGGTCTAGCTGCCTTTGGATCAGGGGCCCTACCCTTGGTCCAAACCCCTAGTTAAGCCTAGTACTGCTTTCCTGAAAAGGCAGTGGGGGTGTGCTGGGTGCTGCAGAGTTTTCATTAGAATAGACTGTTGGGTAAGACAGGCCCCATGATTGACATGTTCAGTTTGAGTTAGTAAAACTCATGGCTCTCATTGTGTTTAAGCCGTGAGAGGTGCCCAGCCAGAAAGAAGGAGGATGTCTTCAGCAGTTCTGCATCCTGAACTCTATGAGATGGGGTTTCTAGAACTGCTTCTGCTCTAACAGGTGGCTTGGCCCTTCCATCTTGCTTCCCCTCTTTCTAATTAACAAtaaattttggccaggtgtggtggctcatacctgcaatctcagcattttgggaggccaatgtgggaggattgcttgaggccaggagtttaagaccagcctgggcaacatggcaagaccccatctcattttaaaacaatcaaccaatctttttctttgtaacaATGACAGCATGACTCCCATGTTCATCGGCAGTTCTTAGGTGATCTGCATATAGTTTTGTGAGTTTGACA
This portion of the Pongo abelii isolate AG06213 chromosome 1, NHGRI_mPonAbe1-v2.0_pri, whole genome shotgun sequence genome encodes:
- the C1H1orf202 gene encoding uncharacterized protein C1orf202 homolog produces the protein MWAPRSEKRPARAMAAPRFGGPRRGGAQHELLETAARLKRGPPPRGDPEAVGRRAVAGDGGSCSGCWCWRRLFRGPRRQKLRQAHARAGKEAPERGPWGPSSLQRLLQRLATWRRRYLRRKERPDRLEEIPLLVLDRAQGGHEAAAGPQSSVPGRPAQAAPAHQPRRRSPTRSRPRFAPPVHAQDCIFFFGQQKQ